In Fusobacteria bacterium ZRK30, the DNA window TCCTGCTGATGGAAAAATCGGCAGTAGAAATAAGATAGATGGATATTATTATTCTGTATCACCCTATGCAATAAAAGATAATTTCAGGGTATTCTGTGAAAATAAGAGGGAATTAACTACACTGGAAACCAGTGAATACGGGGATATTTTGATCTCAGAGATAGGAGCTACCATGGTAGGAGGGATTGAGCAGACCTATACTCCTAATACCGATGTTAAAAAGGGAGAGGAAAAGGGGTACTTTACCTTTGGTGGATCTTCGGTGCTGTTATTGTTTGAAAAAGGTAAGGTTAGGATAGATGCTGATATTTTAAAGAATACAAAAAATGGCTATGAAACTAAGGTTTATATGGGTGAAAAAATAGGAGAATAAGGATGTATTTTAAAAAAGGAGACCTGATAATCTATGGATTGATCATAGGTATTTTTTTGACTTTAGGTATGAATGTCCACAAAATTAAGGAAACTAAGGCAGAGAGAGCTGAAATATATGTAAATAATCAATTAAAATATACATACAAACTTCAAAAAGCAGAGAAAGAATTCTATGTTGATACAGATATTGGAGGAGTAGGAATAAAGTTAAAAGATAATAAAATAAGGGTAATTTCTTCATATTCTCCCAGAAAATTATGTGTTAAACAGGGGTGGATAGAGAGATCGGGACAGACCATTATAGGAGTTCCAGATAAACTTTTAATAAAGATAGTGGGAAAAGAAGAGGATGAGGTGGACTTTATCCTGCGATAGAGACTGTTTGAAAATATAATGAAAAGAATGAGCTCTATAAAATATAGAACTCATTTTTTATTTCTAAATAATCGATATATTTTTCATAAAAATCTTGAAAATATATGTAGAAAATGTTATCCTACTAGGTGGAAAAATAAAAAATATCATTTTTGGCAAAGCAGAGGAAACTCTGTGACGCAAAACTAAAGGGCCTTTAAAATGGCAGCCAGTTGCAGATCTTACGAGATCTGCATTTTTTTATGAAAAAAAAAGTTGTTAGCTTATTTTTAGGTTGTGTTAAGCTATTTTTAATTTTTATGGATAAAAATATAATTTTTGGCAAAGCAGGAGAAATCCTGTGACGCAAAACTAAAGGGCCTTTAAAATGGCAGCCAGTTGCAGATCTTACGAGATCTGTATTTTTTTATATAAAATAACGGTTGTTAGTTTATTTTTTAGGGTATATTAAGGAATTTTTAATCTTCGGAATTATGAATTTAAAATAGATATAGAATAAAATATTAAGTTTACTAGGGGAGAAGGAAAGATGAAGAAAATAGTTTTATTGTTTTTGTTAGTTATATCAATGCAGTTATGGGGAAAGGAATTTAATGGAACCTATAGTAACTTTTTGTACTATAAAGATGCTATGAAAAGTGGAAGTGAGGTAAGAATAACTCCCAATGAAGGGGACAAGAAAGGGGCAGTTTGGTCACGAGACACATTTGATTTAAACCAAAAATTTCATTTTGAATATGAGATATATTTAGGAGATAGAAAAACTCAGGATCTTGAAACTTATCTTAAGGAGAATCCTGGTAAAAGTATATCTCCTGAATACGTTGATGTTAATGGAAATATTGATATAGGAGCAGATGGGATGGCTTTCATTTTTAAATCGTCAGCTTATAAAAATGATAACTATGGAAATGCAGGACAAGATATTGGTTATGGTGGAGGTAATTTTCCCCTTTCCTTTGGAGTTAAATTTGATACCTATACAAACCCTTACTATGATCCAGAATCTACTAGAGATTCAAATGGTATATGGAAGATGGGAGATATAAGAAAAGACCATATTGCTTTTATAGCCAAGGCAAAAATTGCAACAAATAAATCTTATTCAGGTATTATAGGTGGAAAATCTCAGCCTCTTGAAGTAAATGAAATGGAAGATGGAATGTGGCACAAAGTTAAGTTTGAGTGGGATCCAGGAATTGTTGACAGTTCTGGAAAGAGGAGTGGAAGTAAGTTCACATATACTTTTGATGGTTATAGTAAAACTTATTATGGAGATATAGTAGCTGATTATTTGGGTGGAGATAATAATGTTTATTTTGGGTTTACTTCGTCAACGGGGCAGTGGATGAATGAACATAAATTTCGTGACCCTAAGATTATCGGGAAAGTAGATAATAAATTAGAGGTAAAGAAAAGGGTTATCGGCAAAGAACTTTATGAATTAGGGGAGATTATTAAATATGAAATAACGATAGCGAACACAGGAGAAGGGGTCCTTACTGATGTTATATTAAAAGATGGTAAGGAAGTTAATTCAGAAACTCAATCAGATGTTAACCTTGATAAGGTT includes these proteins:
- a CDS encoding NusG domain II-containing protein, yielding MYFKKGDLIIYGLIIGIFLTLGMNVHKIKETKAERAEIYVNNQLKYTYKLQKAEKEFYVDTDIGGVGIKLKDNKIRVISSYSPRKLCVKQGWIERSGQTIIGVPDKLLIKIVGKEEDEVDFILR